The Planococcus donghaensis genome contains a region encoding:
- a CDS encoding S1C family serine protease encodes MTRKTSKEIKKINQIIAALSVALVLVMALGIYVMMTPDSPEPSLSAQQQTESSTPEAETELASMIATAKTHVYTLYTDLEQGSGFLINNQGDILTNGHVVLDASYITVKNSDGQEFNGNIIGKSETEDLAIVRVDELAGKEPLGIEMEPVDIGTPVVAIGSPNDQSNTATTGEITETDLDFSDQFEYTSLYEMSAEIAQGSSGGPLIAADTGKLLGINSIIIEENPESGYAIPIYTVWDQLTEWINNPMLPEEQEIVLQDVKDAYFADDLLESFISSYYELLPYSLNDRESNFYLSYIFPESDAEQQATGLIEEYSDPNRIYDSVQPTITSIEIEGDSALVEAEAEFTYHDKANDKSSTISHKGIYTVVIDEYGDYQIDGIINQ; translated from the coding sequence ATGACACGAAAAACATCCAAAGAAATCAAAAAAATCAATCAAATCATCGCCGCTTTATCAGTAGCGCTGGTACTCGTAATGGCACTTGGCATATACGTAATGATGACACCAGATTCACCAGAGCCATCCTTATCCGCTCAGCAACAAACCGAAAGCAGCACACCAGAAGCGGAAACTGAACTCGCGTCCATGATTGCCACCGCCAAAACACATGTCTACACGCTCTACACCGACCTCGAACAAGGGTCAGGCTTTCTCATCAACAACCAAGGGGACATATTGACCAATGGCCACGTCGTATTAGACGCCTCCTACATCACCGTCAAAAACAGTGATGGCCAGGAGTTTAACGGCAACATTATCGGCAAGTCTGAAACAGAAGACTTGGCCATCGTCCGCGTCGATGAACTAGCAGGCAAAGAACCACTTGGAATTGAAATGGAACCCGTTGATATTGGCACACCAGTCGTCGCCATTGGTAGCCCGAACGACCAAAGCAACACGGCTACGACAGGTGAAATCACCGAGACCGATTTAGACTTTTCTGATCAATTTGAATACACCAGTCTATACGAAATGAGCGCAGAAATTGCACAAGGCTCAAGCGGGGGACCATTGATCGCAGCCGACACCGGTAAATTGCTGGGCATCAACTCCATCATTATCGAAGAAAACCCAGAATCTGGTTACGCGATCCCAATCTACACCGTATGGGATCAGTTAACGGAATGGATCAACAACCCAATGTTACCGGAAGAGCAGGAAATTGTTCTGCAAGACGTCAAAGACGCGTATTTTGCCGATGACTTACTCGAAAGCTTTATTTCATCGTACTACGAACTGTTACCCTATTCTCTAAATGATAGAGAATCGAACTTTTACTTGTCTTACATTTTTCCAGAGAGTGACGCCGAACAACAAGCGACGGGACTTATCGAAGAATACAGCGACCCAAATCGCATATACGATAGCGTCCAGCCAACCATTACCTCAATCGAAATTGAAGGGGATAGTGCACTAGTCGAAGCAGAAGCCGAGTTTACTTATCACGACAAAGCGAATGACAAATCGTCTACCATTTCGCACAAAGGAATATATACGGTTGTTATTGATGAATATGGAGATTATCAAATAGATGGGATTATCAATCAGTGA